TCAAGTCTGGTAATGCAAGGAATTGGAAAGtataaaaagtagatgtggtatgattgccaatgacacaaatGTCTACAAGAGATTAAAATGACACagccattaacaactataggtcaccgtacggccttcaaccatgagcaaagcccatacagcatagtcagctatgaaatgcCCTATGAGTGTTTGTTTGTACTTGGTAGACTCTTGGTACTGTTGTACTTAAGTTGTAtggtaacttttttcatcattcCCACTTCAATTATTTGGTAAAATCGAATCAACAGAAATGGAAGGTACAATGTATGATTCACAATATGATAACtattaacatgtatatatatgtaattaaatGACAGTTTATAATTTCAGTATAAAGAGAAGTCAATGTTATCAGAGTTGGAATACAGAAAGTTTACAATATCTCAGGTTTGGCCAGAGACAGAAGATACATACAGATACAGATTCAAGCTTCCATTTGACAGAGATCTGGGTTTACAGATTGGTCAGCACATCATAGTCAGGTTGTGTCTCTATAGCAAACTTAATCTTCGACATTTAACCGTTAAAAATTGTGAAGTCAATAGTCAAGGTCACCTGTAGGTTATGATGATATGCAATACTAGCTCACAGAAATTTCATACCAAATATCTAATCTTATGTCAATGTCAAATCATAAAGATTCAGGAAACACATATATGTCAGACATgaaccaaagacaaccactgaactacatacTGCTGACTTGtaacaggcacataaagaatatgGCAGGCCTCCActtaccttggacagtggtgtaatagtacaacataagaacaaactataagaATCAGTTGAAAGAGGCTTAACTCATCAGGTTGATACATagaaaaacaccaaacaaaaacaCATACAGGACATGTCTTGGCAGGGTAAATATTCATTCTTCACACCTTAAGTaacaaaaaagacactaagtacagatctgagagtactagcagttattgacagCTAGTTCATAGTTATTGATAAcaactcatatttttttttatcttatatgtTATATCTTAAAACATGCATTCTTGTTATGTTTatacagtattttaagcaaacaaAAATGACTTTCTTTCACATTTTGATCTCTCATCTGGACTCTGTGCACAAATAAGTAACTGTAACTAAATGCTGTATTTCAGGGGAAGAAGTTTAAATGAAACAATTACAAGACAGTACACACCAATAACTGACATTACAACCTCTGGTTATTTTGATCTTTTGATAAAAGTATGTATCAATATCTTATATGGTGTTCGGATGAATGATCAACTTAGTAATGCTGAAAAAATGTCTCAGCCTCTTGCATATGATTCAGGGTATCCAGACTTTACTCTAGTAATATTTAACTTATTGTCTATGACCTATGGCATTCAGACTGGGGTCACCATTGTAGCAGGGCTATTTAACTTTAGTCTAGTAATATTTAACTTATTGTCTATGACCTATGGCATTCAGACTGGGGTCACCATTGTAGCAGGGCTATTTAACTTTAGTctagtaatattttacttattgtctaTGACCTATGGCATTCAGACTTGGGTCACCATTGTAGCAAGGCTATTTAACTTTAGTctagtaatattttacttattgtctaTGACCTAAGGCATTCAGACTTGGGTCACCATTGTAGCAGGGCTATTTAACTTTAGTctagtaatattttacttattgtctaTGACCTATGGCATTCAGACTTGGGTCACCATTGTAGCAAGGCTATTTAACTTTAGTctagtaatattttacttattgtctaTGACCTATGGCATTCAGACTTGGGGCACCATTGTAGCAGGGCTATTTAACTTTAGTctagtaatattttacttattgtctaTGACCTATGGCATTCAGACTTGCGTCACCATTGTAGCAGGGCTATTTAACTTTAGTctagtaatattttacttattgtctaTGACCTATGGCATTCAGACTTGGGTCACCATTGTAGCAGGGCTATTTAACTTTAGTctagtaatattttacttattgtctaTGACCTATGGCATTCAGACTTGGGGCACCATTGTAGCAGGGCTATTTAACTTTAGTctagtaatattttacttattgtctaTGACCTATGGCATTCAGACTTGGGGCACCATTGTAGCAGGGCTATTTAACTTTAGTctagtaatattttacttattgtctaTGACCTATGGCATTCAGACTTGCGTCACCATTGTAGCAGGGCTATTTAACTTTAGTctagtaatattttacttattgtctaTGACCTATGGCATTCAGACTTGTGTCACCATTGTAGCAGGGCTATTTAACTTTAGTctagtaatattttacttattgtctaTGACCTATGGCATTCAGACTTGGGTCACCATTGTAGCAGGGCTATTTAACTTTAGTctagtaatattttacttattgtctaTGACCTATGGCATTCAGACTTGCGTCACAATTGTAGCAGGGCTATTTAACTTTAGTctagtaatattttacttattgtctaTGACCTATGGCATTCAGACTTGGGTCACCATTGTAGCAGGGCTATTTAACTTTAGTGtagtaatattttacttattgtgtATGACCTAAGGCATTCAGACTTGGGTCACCATTGTAGCAGGGCTATTTAACTTTAGTCTAGTAATATTTAACTTATTGTCTATGACCTATGGCATTCAGACTGGGGTCACCATTGTAGCAGGGATATTTAACTTTAGTctagtaatattttacttattgtctaTGACCTATGGCATTCAGACTTGGGTCACCATTGTAGCAGGACTATTTGACTTTAGTctagtaatattttacttattgtctaTGACCTATGGCATTCAGACTTTGGTCACCATTGTAGCAGGGCTATTTAACTTTAGTctagtaatattttacttattgtctaTGACCTATGGCATTCAGACTTTGGTCACCATTGTAGCAGGGCTATTTAACTTTAGTctagtaatattttacttattgtctaTGACCTATGGCATTCAGACTTGGGTCACCATTGTAGCAGGACTATTTGACTTTAGTctagtaatattttacttattgtctaTGACCTATGGCATTCAGACTTGGGTCACCATTGTAGCAAGGCTATTTAACTTTagtctagtaatattttacaTATTGTCTATGACCTATGGCATTCAGACTTTGGTCACCATTGTAGCAGGGCTATTTAACTTTAGTctagtaatattttacttattgtctaTGACCTATGGCATTCAGACTTGGGTCACCATTGTAGCAGGGCTATTTAACTTTAGTctagtaatattttacttattgtctaTGACCTATGGCATTCAGACTTGGGTCACCATTGTAGCAGGGCTATTTAACTctagtaatattttacttattgtctaTGACCTATGGCATTCAGACTTGGGTCACCATTGTAGCAGGGCTATTTAACTTTAGTctagtaatattttacttattgtctaTGACCTATGGCATTCAGACTTGGGTCACCATTGTAGCAGGGCTATTTAACTTTAGTctagtaatattttacttattgtctaTGACCTATGGCATTCAGACTTGGGTCACCATTGTAGCAAGGCTATTTAACTTTAGTctagtaatattttacttattgtctaTGACCTATGGCATTCAGACTTGGGTCACCATTGTAGCAAGGCTATTTAACTTTAGTctagtaatattttacttattgtctaTGACCTATGGCATTCAGACTTGGGTCACCATTGTAGCAGGGCTATTTAACTTTAGTctagtaatattttacttattgtctaTGACCTATGGCATTCAGACTTGGGTCACCATTGTAGCAGGGCTATTTAACTTTAGTctagtaatattttacttattgtctaTGACCTATGGCATTCAGACTTGGGCACCATTGTAGCAGGGCTATTTAACTTTAGTctagtaatattttacttattgtctaTGACCTATGGCATTCAGACTTGGGTCACCATTGTAGCAGGGCTATTTAACTTTAGTctagtaatattttacttattgtctaTGACCTATGGCATTCAGACTTGGGTCACCATTGTAGCAGGGCTATTTAACTTTAGTCttgtaatattttacttattgtctaTGACCTATGGCATTCAGACTTGGGTCACCATTGTAGCAGGGCTATTTAACTTTAGTctagtaatattttacttattgtctaTGACCTATGGCATTCAGACTTGGGGCACCATTGTAGCAGGGCTATTTAACTTTAGTctagtaatattttacttattgtctaTGACCTATGGCATTCAGACTTGGGTCACTATTGTAGCAGGGCTATTTAACTTTAGTctagtaatattttacttattgtctaTGACCTATGGCATTCAGACTTGGGTCACCATTGTAGCAGGGCTATTTAACTTTAGTCttgtaatattttacttattgtctaTGACCTATGGCATTCAGACTTGGGTCACCATTGTAGCAGGGCTATTTAACTTTAGTctagtaatattttacttattgtctaTGACCTATGGCATTCAGACTTGCGTCACAATTGTAGCAGGGCTATTTAACTTTAGTctagtaatattttacttattgtctaTGACCTATGGCATTCAGACTTGGGTCACCATTGTAGCAGGGCTATTTAACTTTAGTctagtaatattttacttattgtctaTGACCTATGGCATTCAGACTTGTGTCACCATTGTAGCAGGGCTATTTAACTTTAGTctagtaatattttacttattgtctaTGACCTATGGCATTCAGACTTGGGTCACCATTGTAGCAGGACTATTTAACTTTAGTctagtaatattttacttattgtgtATGACCTATGGCATTCAGACTTGGGTCACCATTGTAGCAGGGCTATTTAACTTTAGTctagtaatattttacttattgtctaTGACCTATGGCATTCAGACTTGGGTCACCATTGTAGAAAGGCTATTTAACTTTAGTctagtaatattttacttattgtctaTGACCTAAGGCATTCAGACTGGGGTCACCATTGTAGCAAGGCTATTTGACTTTAGTctagtaatattttacttattgtctaTGACCTATGGCATTCAGACTTGGGTCACCATTGTAGCAGGGCTATTTAACTTTAGTctagtaatattttacttattgtctaTGACCTATGGCATTCAGACTTGGGTCACCATTGTAGCAGGGCTATTTAACTTTAGTctagtaatattttacttattgtctaTGTTGTAGGGCATTCAGACTTGGGTCACCATTGTAGCAGGGCTATTTAACTTAAGTctagtaatattttacttattgtctaTGACCTATGGCATTCAGACTTGGGTCACCATTGTAGCAGGGCTATTTAACTTAAGTctagtaatattttacttattgtctaTGACCTATGGCATTCAGACTTGGGTCACCATTGTAGCAGGGCTATTTAACTTTAGTctagtaatattttacttattgtctaTGACCTAAGGCATTCAGACTTGGGTCACCATTGTAGCAGGGCTATTTAACTTTAGTctagtaatattttacttattgtctaTGACCTAAGGCATTCAGACTTGGGTCACCATTGTAGCAGGGCTATTTAACTTAAGTctagtaatattttacttattgtctaTGACCTATGGCATTCAGACTTGGGTCACCATTGTAGCAGGGCTATTTAACTTTAGTctagtaatattttacttattgtctaTGACCTAAGGCATTCAGACTTGGGTCACCATTGTAGCAGGGCTATTTAACTTTAGTctagtaatattttacttattgtctaTGACCTAAGGCATTCAGACTTGGGTCACCATTGTAGCATGGCTATTTAACTTTAGTctagtaatattttacttattgtctaTGACCTATGGCATTCAGACTTGGGTCACCATTGTAGCAGGACTATTTAACTTTAGTctagtaatattttacttattgtctaTGACCTAAGGCATTCAGACTTGGGTCACCATTGTAGCAGGGCTAGTTAACTTTAGTctagtaatattttacttattgtctaTGACCTATGGCATTCAGACTTGGGTCACCATTGTAGCAGGGCTATTTAACTTTAGTctagtaatattttacttattgtctaTGACCTAAGGCATTCAGACTGGGGTCACCATTATAGCAGGGCTATTTAACTTTAGTctagtaatattttacttattgtctaTGACCTATGGCATTCAGACTTGGGTCACCATTGTAGCAGGGCTATTTAACTTTAGTctagtaatattttacttattgtctaTGACCTAAGGCATTCAGACTGGGGTCACCATTGTAGCAGGGCTATTTAACTTTAGTctagtaatattttacttattgtctaTGACCTATGGCATTCAGACTGGGGTCACCATTGTAGCAGGGCTATTTAACTTTAGTctagtaatattttacttattgtctaTGACCTATGGCATTCAGACTTGGGTCACCATTGTAGCAAGGCTATTTGACTTTAGTctagtaatattttacttattgtctaTGACCTATGGCATTCAGACTTGGGTCACCATTGTAGCAGCGCTATTTAACTTTAGTCTAGTAATATTTAACTTATTGTCTATGACCTATGGCATTCAGACTGGGGTCACCATTGTAGCAGGGCTATTTAACTTTAGTctagtaatattttacttattgtctaTGACCTATGGCATTCAGACTTGGGTCACCATTGTAGCAAGGCTATTTAACTTTAGTctagtaatattttacttattgtctaTGACCTATGGCATTCAGACTTTGGTCACCATTGTAGCAGGGCTATTTAACTTTAGTctagtaatattttacttattgtctaTGACCTATGGCATTCAGACTTGGGTCACCATTGTAGCAGGGCTATTTAACTTTAGTctagtaatattttacttattgtctaTGACCTATGGCATTCAGACTTGGGTCACCATTGTAGCAGGTCTATTTAACTTTAGTctagtaatattttacttattgtctaTGACCTATGGCATTCAGACTTGGGTCACCATTGTAGCAGGGATATTTAACTTTAGTctagtaatattttacttattgtctaTGACCTATGGCATTCAGACTTGGGTCACCATTGTAGCAGGGCTATTTAACTTTAGTctagtaatattttacttattgtctaTGACCTATGGCATTCAGACTTGGGTCACCATTGTAGCAAGGCTATTTAACTTTAGTctagtaatattttacttattgtctaTGACCTATGGCATTCAGACTGGGGTCACCATTGTAGCAGGGCTATTTAACTTTAGTCTAGTAATATTTAACCTGACACCTTTAGAAGGTCTGATTCAGACATTGTAAACTTTGATCTGTTAACATTGAAGTATGGCATTCAGAAATCAAAATACAGTAGTAATATTTGACTTGTAAACTATTTATTAGGGAATTCAAACTCTACTTCTGTAAACTACGGCATTTCACCTCCAGTAATATTTGGTCTTGTAGTAGGGTGTTCAGATTTGATTGCACCATGGGTAAATTATGACGTTGTAATTGGTTAAACAAATTCATGCAATTCCCCCTATGAACCTGTAGGGtgttagtaaatttcatatgggttCATGACTTCATATCTACTGTTGATATTGACCTTATTTATTGCTGTtgttgtgagtctttgtttattGTTCAAAAAAATGTGGCAAAAATTCCCATTTGCGataaatttattaaacagttcACTACTGACCCCCCTACAGAACATAGAGGTGAGTAAAATCACTAGGAGATTTGGTTTTGACCTCACCCCCTTTGTTTTTTACTAACCCTCAATAAATAAGTATAGGATCAATAGtgaccatataacttataatgacAGCTCACCTTTGTTATATAAGCATCTTTATTTATCGAAATTTCAAGATTATGACAGAGAAATTCTGCACTTCACAAGATTTAACCAATTTATCTAATGTCAATTAATTTTTCTGACACTGTCTTCTTTTCTATTGAGATGCATAAAAGTACATTGTGACATGTTTTCAATGTTCAATCTAATTACGACCATTATCATTCCAAATAAAACCTGACTTAAAGATTGGAGTAAAATCTGTTAgaataatttaacaaattattattttcaaccATGGTCATTATAAAACCATTTGAGCATTTTTGAATTCAATTCATCAAGCTCACTAAAGCTTGTATGACAAAACAGAAGTATGTTAAAGCTATTTTGTTAACCAATTTTCTCAAATTTGTTTGACCTATGGAAACTAGCAGTAGATCTAGTGAATTGTTGTAAGTATTTGGCAGATTTGTATAATTTGaaattctaaatatttcagatttacAGAGATGGAAAGATGTCAAAGATAATCCGCCACTGGAAAGTTGGAGATGAGGTAGACATTAGAGGACCTTTTGGATCACTGGATTATACCCCTGgaaaagtaaatacactttagtCGTCTGTCTGTCTGCTGTCTGTCAGTTCATCAATCCGTCAAtctggcaaatcagttttccattTTTATGACCCATCTAGgatccacctacgatagtagaggggcattatgttttctggtctgtgactCCGTTCATCTGTCTTTGCGTCCGTTCATCAGTCTGTGtgtccgttcatccgtctgtgcgtccgttcaggttaaagtttttggtcaaggtagtttttgatgaagctgaagtccaatcaacttgaaacttagtacacttgttgcttatgatatgatctttctacttttaaagccaaattagacttttgactccagtttcatggtccactgaacatagaaaatgaaagtgggagtttcaggttaaagtttttggtcaatgttgtttttgatgaagctaaagtccaatcaacctgaaacttagtacatatgttccctatagtatgatctttctaattttaatgccaaattagattattacccaatttcatggtcatggaacatggaaaaggatagtgcaagtggggcatctgtgtactttggacacattcttgttttttcatgcttgaagatattgattttatatttgatatttggtgtacatgtattgttttatcatgacaagctacagatcaattttgaattttgttcaGGTCTGATAATTTTGtacagagttatggtccttggactaagagttcactcaaataatcagttttacaCACATTTTTTCGTTATGCTTAAAGATAtagatttgaaaatttgatatattttatatttcagtacAGATGTATACTGATGCTAGCTGTAGGTACAGGCATTGCTCCAATGTCTCAGGTTATACAAGGTATACTGAACAATGAAGAAGATGAAACGTTTATACACCTTCTCTATGGCTGTCACACTTATAAAGATATACTGATGAAGACAGAATTAGATGGGTGGGCAGGCTACTGGAATTTCTCTGTTACATATGCTTTAAACCAGGTTAGTATTAATCATGTCAGATAAAATGATCTTTGGCGTTTTAACTTTTTTAACTCAGGCATCACTGATAAGTTTTCTATAGATGAAAGGCATGTCTGGCATACAAATCAATAAATCTGGTTGAACAAATAAACCAGTTGAAACAATCCattgaaacaattcaattttttctTGATTGAAATTTTGCACTTATTTTTACACTGAAATGACCTGACTTTGTTATACTTTGAATAAGCAGACCTTCTACTTTATATTTCAGGAACAGGAGAAGAATTATCAATATGGAGATAAAGTTTGTGAGAGAAGAATTGATGAGACTTTGATACAACAGGAAATCAGTGGTAAAACTATGGATAAGTTCATGATTCTAATTTGTGGAACTAGGTCATTTGATGAGGATATAATGAAATGCTGTGATAATCTAGGATTTAATCAAAAACAGatgtttaaattctaaataatacTCTCACCTTAGATAACTGTTCACTGGTTTCATATGTTTACACCAAATTTAGGTTCTCAAGGGAGACAACTACATACTACTAATTGAAATGTGATTAACAACTTTTCGGAGGAATTATCTTATGAACTAGACCATTGACAAGTCTTTAATTACTTCTTTCCAACACCTTTAGGTCAACCAGTGTGTAATTTCTTGAAACAAAAAATTAGATTCTTGATGTTGATATCATTTGTAGGAGAAAAACAAATGAACAGattaattttaaacatgttttgacgATACACATTTGCTTTACATTTCCTAtataatatttatgtaaaaaaataatattgagtTTGCAAACTTCTGTCTGTTATCCTTTGTTTTGCTTATAATGAAACACCTcctagattttggtggggttcattttgctttgattttagttttctatgttgtttttattatttgtctgtttttatctttttttagccatgcattgtcattttgatttttatctaTGAacatgactgtccctctggtatctttagtccctcttCTATTACTATGATACAGAAAATAAATACTGCCAAGATTatgtagagttatctcccctattcCATAAGACTATAAGACtataatacatgtactataaattagaaaaaaatgttacttgAAGCTGCAAGAATTGTAACAGGgctacaaatatttaaaaataaaaataaaattaacggaaAAAAATGGATCTCTTCAGGACTATGGCAGAAAAAGAAAACTGCAAATGTTTTATAAAGCATGTAGCTGAAACGTCCCTAATTATCTTTGTAATTCCACCATAGATACAAAGAGCGAACAACAACATATCATTTAAGAAATGGTGACATACTATGTTACCTATTTGTagacttttgaaaattattgactCATTCATTTCTTTAACTATTAGGCATTGGAATAGATAAAGACATATCTGTACAAAAAACAGAcatgttatcaaaatttaaatatagatttaaaaagAGTTCTGGATAAGTTGATAAAATGGTACCGTCTTTGCCTTTGATACACTCCACACAAACACACAGAGAG
This sequence is a window from Mytilus edulis chromosome 1, xbMytEdul2.2, whole genome shotgun sequence. Protein-coding genes within it:
- the LOC139518888 gene encoding NADH-cytochrome b5 reductase-like, translating into MENIYKDPLPECSFTSSGKIVPVQQEKDTLITVENVELNDSAIDFPCKPEKPSDTDCCGSGCIPCVFDIYDQEIKIWERECSRLRNKAVPGEDDLYKEKSMLSELEYRKFTISQVWPETEDTYRYRFKLPFDRDLGLQIGQHIIVRGRSLNETITRQYTPITDITTSGYFDLLIKIYRDGKMSKIIRHWKVGDEVDIRGPFGSLDYTPGKYRCILMLAVGTGIAPMSQVIQGILNNEEDETFIHLLYGCHTYKDILMKTELDGWAGYWNFSVTYALNQEQEKNYQYGDKVCERRIDETLIQQEISGKTMDKFMILICGTRSFDEDIMKCCDNLGFNQKQMFKF